A portion of the Platichthys flesus chromosome 7, fPlaFle2.1, whole genome shotgun sequence genome contains these proteins:
- the LOC133956140 gene encoding tubulin alpha chain-like, whose protein sequence is MRECISIHVGQAGVQIGNACWELYCLEHGIQPDGQMPGGKKSIGGGDDSFNTFFSETGAGKHVPRAVFVDLEPTVIDEVRSGIYRQLFHPEQLITGKEDAANNYARGHYTVGKEIIDIVLDRIRKLADQCTGLQGFLVFHSFGGGTGSGFTSLLMERLSVDYGKKSKLEFSIYPAPQVSTAVVEPYNAILTTHTTLEHSDCAFMVDNEAIYDICRRNLDIDRPSYTNLNRLISQIVSSITASLRFDGALNVDLTEFQTNLVPYPRIHFPLATYAPVISAEKAYHEQLTVSEITNACFEPANQLVKCDPRHGKYMACCLLYRGDVVPKDVNAAIATIKTKRSIQFVDWCPTGFKVGINYQPPTVVPGGDLAKVQRAVCMLSNTTAIAEAWARLDHKFDLMYAKRAFVHWYVGEGMEEGEFSEAREDMAALEKDYEEVGADSVGDDDEEGEEY, encoded by the exons ATG CGTGAGTGCATCTCCATCCACGTTGGTCAGGCCGGAGTCCAGATCGGTAACGCCTGCTGGGAGCTGTACTGCCTGGAACATGGGATCCAGCCGGACGGACAGATGCCCGGCGGCAAAAAGAGCATCGGAGGAGGAGACGACTCCTTCAACACCTTCTTCAGTGAGACCGGAGCAGGAAAGCACGTCCCCAGAGCCGTCTTCGTGGACCTGGAGCCCACTGTCATCG ATGAAGTTCGCTCTGGAATCTACCGCCAGCTGTTCCACCCTGAGCAGCTGATCACTGGGAAGGAAGATGCTGCCAACAACTACGCCCGTGGACACTACACCGTCGGCAAAGAGATCATTGACATTGTGCTGGACAGGATCCGCAAACTG gccGACCAGTGCACTGGTCTTCAGGGCTTCCTGGTCTTCCACAGCTTCGGTGGTGGCACCGGCTCTGGCTTCACCTCCCTGCTGATGGAGCGTCTGTCCGTCGACTACGGCAAGAAGTCCAAGCTGGAGTTCTCCATCTACCCCGCCCCCCAGGTGTCCACCGCTGTGGTGGAGCCCTACAACGCCATCCTGACCACCCACACCACCCTGGAGCACTCTGACTGTGCCTTCATGGTAGATAACGAGGCCATCTATGATATCTGCCGCAGGAACCTGGACATCGACCGTCCCTCCTACACCAACCTGAACAGGCTGATCAGTCAGATTGTGTCCTCCATCACTGCTTCCCTCCGTTTCGATGGTGCCCTCAACGTGGACCTGACCGAGTTCCAGACCAACTTGGTGCCATATCCCCGTATCCACTTCCCTCTGGCCACCTACGCCCCCGTCATCTCTGCAGAGAAGGCCTACCACGAGCAATTAACAGTGTCTGAGATCACAAACGCCTGCTTCGAGCCGGCCAATCAGCTGGTGAAATGTGACCCTCGTCACGGTAAGTACATGGCCTGCTGCCTCCTGTACCGTGGAGATGTTGTGCCCAAAGATGTGAACGCCGCCATCGCCACCATCAAGACCAAACGCTCCATCCAGTTTGTGGACTGGTGTCCCACTGGATTCAAGGTCGGCATCAACTACCAGCCGCCCACTGTGGTTCCTGGTGGAGACCTGGCCAAGGTCCAGAGGGCCGTGTGCATGCTGAGCAACACCACCGCCATCGCTGAGGCCTGGGCTCGGCTCGACCACAAGTTTGACCTGATGTACGCCAAGAGGGCCTTCGTGCACTGGTATGTGGGTGAGGgtatggaggagggggagttcTCTGAGGCCAGGGAGGACATGGCCGCTCTGGAGAAGGATTACGAGGAGGTCGGAGCTGATAGTGTGGGAGACGAtgatgaggaaggggaggagtATTAA
- the LOC133956149 gene encoding tubulin alpha chain-like: MPSNKSIGGGDDSFNTFFSETGAGKHVPRAVFVDLEPTVIDEVRTGTYRQLFHPEQLITGKEDAANNYARGHYTIGKEIIDLVLDRIRKLADQCTGLQGFLIFHSFGGGTGSGFTSLLMERLSVDYGKKSKLEFAIYPAPQVSTAVVEPYNAILTTHTTLEHSDCAFMVDNEAIYDICRRNLDIEQPTYTNLNRLISQIVSSITASLRFDGALNVDLTEFQTNLVPYPRIHFPLATYAPVISAEKAYHEQLSVSEITNACFEPANQMVKCDPRHGKYMACCLLFRGDVVPKDVNSAIATIKTKRSIQFVDWCPTGFKVGINYQPPTVVPGGDLAKVQRAVCMLSNTTAIAEAWARLDHKFDLMYAKRAFVHWYVGEGMEEGEFSEAREDMAALEKDYEEVGADSLGEDDEEGEEY, encoded by the exons ATGCCCTCCAACAAGAGCATCGGAGGAGGAGACGACTCCTTCAACACCTTCTTCAGTGAGACCGGAGCAGGAAAGCACGTCCCCAGAGCCGTCTTCGTGGACCTGGAGCCCACTGTCATCG ATGAAGTTCGCACTGGAACCTACCGCCAGCTGTTCCACCCTGAGCAGCTGATCACTGGGAAGGAAGATGCTGCCAACAACTACGCCCGTGGACACTACACCATCGGCAAAGAGATCATTGACCTGGTGCTGGACAGGATCCGCAAACTG gccGACCAGTGCACTGGTCTTCAGGGCTTCCTGATCTTCCACAGCTTCGGAGGTGGCACCGGCTCTGGCTTCACCTCCCTGCTGATGGAGCGTCTGTCTGTTGACTACGGCAAGAAGTCCAAGCTGGAGTTCGCCATCTACCCCGCCCCCCAGGTGTCCACCGCTGTGGTGGAGCCCTACAACGCCATCCTGACCACCCACACCACCCTGGAGCACTCTGACTGCGCCTTCATGGTAGATAACGAGGCCATCTATGATATCTGCCGCAGGAATCTCGATATCGAGCAACCCACCTACACCAACCTGAACAGGCTGATCAGTCAGATTGTGTCCTCCATCACTGCTTCCCTCCGTTTCGATGGTGCCCTCAACGTGGATCTGACCGAGTTCCAGACCAACTTGGTGCCATATCCCCGTATCCACTTCCCTCTGGCCACCTACGCCCCCGTCATCTCTGCAGAGAAGGCCTACCACGAGCAGCTCTCCGTGTCTGAGATCACAAACGCCTGCTTCGAGCCGGCCAATCAGATGGTGAAATGTGACCCTCGCCACGGTAAGTACATGGCCTGCTGCCTCCTGTTCCGTGGAGATGTGGTGCCAAAAGATGTCAACTCAGCCATCGCCACCATCAAGACCAAACGCTCCATCCAGTTTGTGGACTGGTGTCCCACTGGTTTCAAGGTCGGCATCAACTACCAGCCGCCCACTGTGGTTCCTGGTGGAGACCTGGCCAAGGTCCAGAGGGCCGTGTGCATGCTGAGCAACACCACCGCCATCGCTGAGGCCTGGGCTCGGCTCGACCACAAGTTTGACCTGATGTACGCCAAGAGGGCCTTCGTGCACTGGTATGTGGGTGAGGgtatggaggagggggagttcTCTGAGGCCAGGGAGGACATGGCCGCTCTGGAGAAGGATTACGAGGAGGTCGGAGCTGATAGCTTgggagaggatgatgaggaaggggaggagtATTAA
- the LOC133956143 gene encoding tubulin alpha chain-like, whose product MRECISIHVGQAGVQIGNACWELYCLEHGIQPDGQMPSDKTIGGGDDSFNTFFSETGAGKHVPRAVFVDLEPTVIDEVRSGTYRQLFHPEQLITGKEDAANNYARGHYTIGKEIIDQVLDRIRKLADQCTGLQGFLVFHSFGGGTGSGFTSLLMERLSVDYGKKSKLEFSIYPAPQVSTAVVEPYNAILTTHTTLEHSDCAFMVDNEAIYDICRRNLDIERPSYTNLNRLISQIVSSITASLRFDGALNVDLTEFQTNLVPYPRIHFPLATYAPVISAEKAYHEQLSVSEITNACFEPANQLVKCDPRHGKYMACCLLFRGDVVPKDVNAAIATIKTKRTIQFVDWCPTGFKVGINYQPPTVVPGGDLAKVQRAVCMLSNTTAIAEAWARLDHKFDLMYAKRAFVHWYVGEGMEEGEFSEAREDMAALEKDYEEVGADSLGEDEDEEGEEY is encoded by the exons ATG CGTGAGTGCATCTCCATCCACGTTGGTCAGGCCGGAGTCCAGATCGGTAACGCCTGCTGGGAGCTGTACTGCCTGGAACATGGGATCCAGCCGGACGGACAGATGCCCAGTGACAAGACCATCGGAGGAGGAGACGACTCCTTCAACACCTTCTTCAGTGAGACCGGAGCAGGAAAGCACGTCCCCAGAGCCGTCTTCGTGGACCTGGAGCCCACTGTCATCG ATGAAGTTCGCTCTGGAACCTACCGCCAGCTGTTCCACCCTGAGCAGCTGATCACTGGGAAGGAAGATGCTGCCAACAACTATGCCCGTGGACACTACACCATCGGCAAAGAGATCATTGACCAGGTGCTGGACAGGATCCGCAAACTG GCCGACCAGTGCACTGGTCTTCAGGGCTTCCTGGTCTTCCACAGCTTCGGCGGTGGCACCGGCTCTGGCTTCACCTCCCTGCTGATGGAGCGTCTGTCCGTCGACTATGGCAAGAAGTCCAAGCTGGAGTTCTCCATCTACCCCGCCCCCCAGGTGTCCACCGCTGTGGTGGAGCCCTACAACGCCATCCTGACCACCCACACCACCCTGGAGCACTCTGACTGTGCCTTCATGGTAGATAACGAGGCCATCTATGATATCTGCCGCAGGAACCTGGACATCGAACGTCCTTCCTACACCAACCTGAACAGGCTGATCAGTCAGATTGTGTCCTCCATCACTGCTTCCCTCCGTTTCGATGGTGCCCTCAACGTGGACCTGACCGAGTTCCAGACCAACTTGGTGCCATATCCCCGTATCCACTTCCCTCTGGCCACCTACGCCCCCGTCATCTCTGCAGAGAAGGCCTACCACGAGCagctctctgtgtctgagatCACAAACGCCTGCTTCGAGCCGGCCAATCAGCTGGTGAAATGTGACCCACGCCATGGTAAGTACATGGCCTGCTGCCTCCTGTTCCGTGGAGATGTGGTGCCCAAAGATGTCAACGCCGCCATCGCCACCATCAAGACCAAACGCACCATCCAGTTTGTGGACTGGTGTCCCACTGGTTTCAAGGTCGGCATCAACTACCAGCCGCCCACTGTGGTTCCTGGTGGAGACCTGGCCAAGGTCCAGAGGGCCGTGTGCATGCTGAGCAACACCACCGCCATCGCTGAGGCCTGGGCTCGGCTCGACCACAAGTTTGACCTGATGTACGCCAAGAGGGCCTTCGTGCACTGGTATGTGGGTGAGGgtatggaggagggggagttcTCCGAGGCCAGGGAGGACATGGCCGCTCTGGAGAAGGATTACGAGGAGGTCGGAGCTGACAGCTtgggagaggatgaggatgaggaaggggaggagtattaa
- the LOC133956141 gene encoding tubulin alpha chain-like: protein MRECISIHVGQAGVQIGNACWELYCLEHGIQPDGQMPSDKTIGGGDDSFNTFFSETGAGKHVPRAVFVDLEPTVIDEVRTGTYRQLFHPEQLITGKEDAANNYARGHYTIGKEIIDIVLDRMRKLADQCTGLQGFLVFHSFGGGTGSGFTSLLMERLSVDYGKKSKLEFSIYPAPQVSTAVVEPYNAILTTHTTLEHSDCAFMVDNEAIYDICRRNLDIERPSYTNLNRLISQIVSSITASLRFDGALNVDLTEFQTNLVPYPHIHFPLATYAPVISAEKAYHEQLSVSEITNACFEPANQMVKCDPRHGKYMACCLLYRGDVVPKDVNSAIATIKTKRSIQFVDWCPTGFKVGINYQPPTVVPGGDLAKVQRAVCMLSNTTAIAEAWARLDHKFDLMYAKRAFVHWYVGEGMEEGEFSEAREDMAALEKDYEEVGVDSIEGEGEEEGEEY from the exons ATG cGTGAGTGCATCTCCATCCACGTTGGTCAGGCCGGAGTCCAGATCGGTAACGCCTGCTGGGAGCTGTACTGCCTGGAACATGGGATCCAGCCGGACGGACAGATGCCCAGTGACAAGACCATCGGAGGAGGAGACGACTCCTTCAACACCTTCTTCAGTGAGACCGGAGCAGGAAAGCACGTCCCCAGAGCCGTCTTCGTGGACCTGGAGCCCACTGTCATCG ATGAAGTTCGCACTGGAACCTACCGCCAGCTGTTCCACCCTGAGCAGCTGATCACTGGGAAGGAAGATGCTGCCAACAACTACGCCCGTGGACACTACACCATCGGCAAAGAGATCATTGACATTGTGCTGGACAGGATGCGCAAACTG gccGACCAGTGCACTGGTCTTCAGGGCTTCCTGGTCTTCCACAGCTTCGGCGGTGGCACCGGCTCTGGCTTCACCTCCCTGCTGATGGAGCGTCTGTCTGTAGACTACGGCAAGAAGTCCAAGCTGGAGTTCTCCATCTACCCCGCCCCCCAGGTGTCCACCGCTGTGGTGGAGCCCTACAACGCCATCCTGACCACCCACACCACCCTGGAGCACTCTGACTGTGCCTTCATGGTAGATAACGAGGCCATCTATGATATCTGCCGCAGGAACCTGGACATCGAACGTCCCTCCTACACCAACCTGAACAGGCTGATCAGTCAGATTGTGTCCTCGATCACTGCTTCCCTCCGTTTCGATGGTGCCCTCAACGTGGACCTGACCGAGTTCCAGACCAACTTGGTGCCATATCCCCATATCCACTTCCCTCTGGCCACCTATGCCCCTGTCATCTCTGCAGAGAAGGCCTACCACGAGCAGCTCTCCGTGTCTGAGATCACAAACGCCTGCTTCGAGCCGGCCAATCAGATGGTGAAATGTGACCCTCGCCACGGTAAGTACATGGCCTGCTGCCTCCTGTACCGTGGAGATGTGGTGCCCAAAGATGTCAACTCAGCCATTGCCACCATCAAGACCAAACGCTCCATCCAGTTTGTGGACTGGTGTCCCACTGGATTCAAGGTCGGCATCAACTACCAGCCGCCCACTGTGGTTCCTGGTGGAGACCTGGCCAAGGTCCAGAGGGCCGTGTGCATGCTGAGCAACACCACCGCCATCGCTGAGGCCTGGGCTCGGCTCGACCACAAGTTTGACCTGATGTACGCCAAGAGGGCCTTCGTGCACTGGTATGTGGGTGAGGgtatggaggagggggagttcTCTGAGGCCAGGGAGGACATGGCCGCTCTGGAGAAGGATTACGAGGAGGTCGGAGTCGACTCCatcgagggagagggagaggaggaaggagaagaataTTAA
- the LOC133956142 gene encoding tubulin alpha chain-like translates to MRECISIHVGQAGVQIGNACWELYCLEHGIQPDGQMPSDKTLGGGDDSFNTFFSETGAGKHVPRAVFVDLEPTVIDEVRSGTYRQLFHPEQLITGKEDAANNYARGHYTIGKEIIDIVLDRIRKLADQCTGLQGFLVFHSFGGGTGSGFTSLLMERLSVDYGKKSKLEFSIYPAPQVSTAVVEPYNSILTTHTTLEHSDCAFMVDNEAIYDICRRNLDIDRPSYTNLNRLISQIVSSITASLRFDGALNVDLTEFQTNLVPYPRIHFPLATYAPVISAEKAYHEQLSVSEITNACFEPANQMVKCDPRHGKYMACCLLFRGDVVPKDVNAAIATIKTKRSIQFVDWCPTGFKVGINYQPPTVVPGGDLAKVQRAVCMLSNTTAIAEAWARLDHKFDLMYAKRAFVHWYVGEGMEEGEFSEAREDMAALEKDYEEVGVDSIEGEGEEEGEEY, encoded by the exons ATG CGTGAGTGCATCTCTATCCACGTTGGTCAGGCCGGAGTCCAGATCGGTAACGCCTGCTGGGAGCTGTACTGCCTGGAACATGGGATCCAGCCGGACGGACAGATGCCCAGCGATAAGACtctgggaggaggagacgacTCCTTCAACACCTTCTTCAGTGAGACCGGAGCAGGAAAGCACGTCCCCAGAGCCGTCTTCGTGGACCTGGAGCCCACTGTCATCG ATGAAGTTCGCTCTGGAACCTACCGCCAGCTGTTCCACCCTGAGCAGCTGATCACTGGGAAGGAAGATGCTGCCAACAACTACGCCCGTGGACACTACACCATCGGCAAAGAGATCATTGACATTGTGCTGGACAGGATCCGCAAACTG gcCGACCAGTGCACTGGTCTTCAGGGCTTCCTGGTCTTCCACAGCTTCGGCGGTGGCACCGGCTCTGGCTTCACCTCCCTGCTGATGGAGCGTCTGTCTGTAGACTACGGCAAGAAGTCCAAGCTGGAGTTCTCCATCTACCCCGCCCCCCAGGTGTCCACCGCTGTGGTGGAGCCCTACAACTCCATCCTGACCACCCACACCACCCTGGAGCACTCTGACTGTGCCTTCATGGTAGATAACGAGGCCATCTATGATATCTGCCGCAGGAACCTGGACATCGACCGTCCCTCCTACACCAACCTGAACAGGCTGATCAGTCAGATTGTGTCCTCCATCACTGCTTCCCTCCGTTTCGATGGTGCCCTCAACGTGGACCTGACCGAGTTCCAGACCAACTTGGTGCCATATCCCCGTATCCACTTCCCTCTGGCCACCTACGCCCCCGTCATCTCTGCAGAGAAGGCCTACCACGAGCAGCTCTCCGTGTCTGAGATCACAAACGCCTGCTTCGAGCCGGCCAATCAGATGGTGAAATGTGACCCTCGCCACGGTAAGTACATGGCCTGCTGCCTCCTGTTCCGTGGAGATGTGGTGCCCAAAGATGTGAATGCCGCCATCGCCACCATCAAGACCAAACGCTCCATCCAGTTTGTGGACTGGTGTCCCACTGGATTCAAGGTCGGCATCAACTACCAGCCGCCCACTGTGGTTCCTGGTGGAGACCTGGCCAAGGTCCAGAGGGCCGTGTGCATGCTGAGCAACACCACCGCCATCGCTGAGGCCTGGGCTCGGCTCGACCACAAGTTTGACCTGATGTACGCCAAGAGGGCCTTCGTGCACTGGTATGTGGGTGAGGgtatggaggagggggagttcTCCGAGGCCAGGGAGGACATGGCCGCTCTGGAGAAGGATTACGAGGAGGTCGGAGTCGACTCCatcgagggagagggagaggaggaaggagaagaataTTAA
- the pmelb gene encoding premelanosome protein b produces MWTLTGLLLLLAAASHTEAKPKNRFSRYPSWNTKMYPIWKDADPRYRDSWKGGRVSFNVANDSPTLTGAKVTFSIDLEFPHNQRVQPDGDVVWAEDCTINGTKHHESEPVYPTQGTDWEAVFPDGTPVKKDKKPDYVFVWKTWGQYWQVADGPSSSLTIATDDIPLGSYTMDIVIYHYRSKERFIPLGYASTQFSITDQIPFTVSLDQVNDAVAGDLRFILNRAIAFTITLHDPSQYLRDADITFNWDFGDESGALISRELSVTHTYIRSGPFKPQVVIQAVIPDKACDPPVDTPTTAPGPQPELGSTVRAPALASALPLLVSTKATGLRVNIGPSDTEEDNIEDEASTASVTQPAQEAPAVTKTPSPTNRQAPADSHGRRGLAAGAKRTPTGRAAAVVVAKRQAADKPSEDDCVIYRYGSFCTGIEVFEGIGKVEITQMSNAVMGTPEVEKKVLDITVTCQGSFPKEVCSVILDAECLKPIHSECNTVEPSKECQLVLRHFFNDSGVYCINVSMANDVSLAVTSARFNVEMGPTVSSSGAVAMLLGVLVLVLAAGIVAYSYKRFKSYRPLKEDSLTSGGRQLDATQRGSGASIFWNLLNRRGAADNCPLLQDRPV; encoded by the exons ATGTGGACGCTCAccggactgttgctgctgctggcggCAGCTTCACACACCGAGGCCA AGCCCAAAAACCGTTTCTCTCGTTATCCTTCATGGAACACGAAGATGTACCCGATCTGGAAAGATGCAGACCCACGATACAGAGACTCCTGGAAAG gaggaagagtgagCTTCAATGTCGCCAACGACTCACCGACTCTGACCGGAGCCAAAGTGACCTTCAGCATCGACCTGGAGTTCCCTCACAACCAGAGGGTGCAGCCCGACGGAGATGTTGTGTGGGCCGAAGACTGCACAATCAACG GAACCAAACACCACGAGTCGGAGCCAGTGTACCCAACACAGGGCACGGACTGGGAGGCGGTTTTCCCTGATGGGACGCCAGTGAAGAAGGACAAGAAGCCGGACTATGTCTTCGTGTGGAAGACCTGGG GTCAGTACTGGCAGGTGGCAGAcggcccctcctcctctctgaccaTCGCCACAGACGACATCCCACTGGGCTCCTACACCATGGACATTGTGATCTACCACTACCGCAGCAAAGAGAGGTTCATTCCTCTGGGATACGCCTCCACCCAGTTCTCCATCACTG ATCAAATCCCTTTCACCGTCTCCCTGGACCAAGTCAACGATGCCGTGGCCGGGGACCTGCGCTTCATCCTGAACCGGGCGATCGCCTTCACCATCACCCTCCACGACCCCAGCCAGTACCTCAGGGACGCAGACATCACCTTCAACTGGGACTTCGGGGATGAGAGTGGAGCCCTCATCTCCAGGGAGCTCTCCGTCACCCACACCTACATCCGCTCCGGCCCCTTCAAGCCTCAGGTGGTGATCCAGGCTGTCATCCCGGACAAGGCCTGTGATCCGCCAGTTGATACCCCGACCACGGCCCCTGGTCCACAGCCTGAACTGGGTTCCACAG TGAGAGCTCCTGCACTGGCATCTGCTCTCCCTCTACTGGTTTCCACCAAGGCCACTGGCCTGCGTGTCAACATTGGGCcttcagacacagaggaggacaacATCGAGGATGAGGCCTCCACTGCCTCCGTCACTCAGCCGGCACAGGAAGCACCTGCAGTGACAAAGACCCCCTCCCCCACCAACCGCCAGGCGCCGGCTGACTCCCACGGGCGGCGTGGCCTCGCAGCAG GTGCAAAACGAACCCCGACAGGCCGAGCTGCAGCGGTGGTGGTGGCTAAGAGACAAGCTGCTGATAAACCCTCTGAGGACGACTGTGTGATCTATCGCTACGGCTCCTTCTGCACCGGCATCGAGGTGTTCG AGGGCATCGGAAAGGTAGAGATAACACAAATGAGCAATGCTGTGATGGGAACACCGGAAGTGGAGAAGAAGGTGTTGGACATCACCGTCACCTGCCAGGGAAG CTTCCCTAAAGAGGTGTGCAGTGTGATCCTGGATGCCGAGTGCCTGAAGCCAATCCACTCGGAGTGCAACACGGTGGAGCCTTCGAAGGAGTGTCAGCTGGTGCTGCGGCACTTCTTCAACGACTCCGGTGTCTACTGCATCAACGTGTCCATGGCCAACGACGTCAGCTTAGCCGTCACCAGCGCCAGGTTCAACGTGGAGATGG GTCCCACTGTGTCCTCCTCTGGTGCAGTTGCCATGTTGCTGGGTgtgctggtgctggttctgGCAGCAGGAATAGTGGCATATTCCTACAA GCGCTTCAAGTCCTACCGACCTCTGAAGGAAGACTCGCTCACGTCTGGAGGCCGGCAGCTCGACGCCACTCAGAGAGGCTCCGGAGCCTCCATCTTCTGGAACCTCCTGAACAGACGAGGAGCCGCGGACAACTGCCCCCTGCTGCAGGACAGACCGGTGTGA